Sequence from the Bacillus sp. es.036 genome:
TGGATATGATCCAGCTGCTGTTTCACCTGAGAGCATGATCGCATCTGTGCCATCTAGGATCGCATTGGCAACGTCACTTGCTTCCGCACGTGTTGGGCGTGGATTACGCTGCATAGAATCAAGCATTTGTGTTGCTGTAATTACTGGTTTACCAAGTGCATTACATTTCTTAATAAGCTGTTTTTGTACTAGAGGCACTTCTTCAGCTGGAATTTCAACACCAAGATCACCACGAGCAACCATTAAGCCGTCAGAGATCTCAAGAATGGAATCAATATTATCGACACCTTCACGGTTCTCAATTTTAGGGATGATTTGAATATCAGTAGCTTTATGCTTCTCTAGAAGTTTACGAATGTCAAGAACATCGGATACACGACGAACGAATGACGCAGCAATAAAGTCTACACCTTGCTCGATACCGAACTCGATATCTGCAGCATCCTTATCCGTAATACCAGGAAGGTTAACACTTACGTTCGGTACGTTAACACCTTTTTTATTTTTCAACGTTCCATTATTTAGAACCTCAGTATAAAGTTCATTCTTTTCGATTTGCTTTACTTCCAGTTCAATTAATCCATCGTCAAGTAGAATTTTAGATCCTACGTGAACATCGTTAACAAGTTCAGGATACGTAACAGAAATCTTTTCTGTTGTGCCTAGAACTTCTTCCATAGATACGATAAGCTGTTGACCTGCTTCAAGATCAATGCCGCCATTTTCCATATTATTCGTACGGATTTCTGGGCCTTTCGTATCTAAAAGAATCGCTACGTTTTTACCTAGCTTCTCAGCCACTGAACGAATTGACTTAATACGATTACCGTGTTCCTCAAAATCACCGTGTGAGAAATTCAAACGAGCAACATTCATTCCTGCATTAATCAATTTCTCTAATGTTTGTTCATTTTCACTTGCTGGTCCTATCGTACAGACAATCTTAGTTTTGCGCATGGGTCTGTCTCCTCCTAAAAGCTATGCTTCAATTAGTTTTCTTCATAACAGAAATGTTATGTATTTTTTCAGGCATTACGATACACCCCTTACCTATGAAGGGGTGCCCCGCATACTGCTAAATGGATAGCTCTTTTGCAAGCTGACACATTTTCTGGTTCACTTCGTGTGGAAGTGCAAGAGCTTCGTTAATATCTAGATCAACAATTTGGTTGTTTTGAATGCCAACTGTTCTACCTTCTGCTCCTTCAAGAAGAAGTTCGACTGCACGTGCTCCAAGACGACTTGCTAGAACGCGGTCAGCTGCTGTTGGTGAACCACCACGCTGAACATGGCCAAGAACTGTTACACGCGTTTCCATGTTCATTTCTTCTTGAATTTGCTTTCCAATTTCAACGCCGCTTCCAACACCTTCCGCAACAACAATAATGCTGTGGCGCTTCCCACGATCATGTCCACGCTTGAGACGGCTTAGAATGTCTGACATCTCGAACTTCTCCTCAGGGATAAGAATTGATTCAGCTCCATCGGCAAGTCCTGACCATAAAGCGATATCCCCAGCGTCGCGTCCCATTACTTCAATCACATATGTACGCTCATGAGAAGTGGCCGTGTCACGGATTTTGTCAATTGCTTGAATAACAGTATTTAATGCAGTGTCAAAGCCGATTGTGAAATCCGTTCCAGGAATATCATTATCAATTGTTCCCGGAATTCCAATCGTTGGGAAACCATGCCCAGTCAATTTCTGAGCACCTCGGTAAGAACCGTCTCCGCCAATAACGACTAGCCCTTCAATACCAAACTTCTTTAAGTTTTCAACACCTTTAAGCTGACCTTCAAGTGTCTTGAACTCTGGACAACGTGCAGAATAAAGCATCGTTCCTCCACGATGAATGATATCTGCTACAGAGCCGATTTCCATTTTCTCTATATTTCCATTCATTAACCCGGTATACCCGTGGTAGATCCCGTAAACTTCAATATCATGGTAAATTGCTTTTCGAACGACAGCACGAATAGCTGCGTTCATTCCTGGTGAGTCTCCTCCGCTGGTAAGTACACCAATACGTTTCATAACTGTTCACCTCATTAGTTCTTTGTGTTATTAAAATATCAAATACAGCCCCTTAATACAATAGCAAAGGTACATCGCAAAAAAGTGCTTTCTCTTTTGCGAGAAAGCACTTCCCTTATTTCAAGCCAATGGTATCGGTTACAAACGTATATTGTCCAATATTTCTGTATTTTTCATAACGATGATCCACCAGCTCTTCTTTGGTAAGTTGTGTCAGTTCTTCAAGAGATTTAGATAGGGCGCTCTGAATAGCGTTTGCCTGTTCTTCCACATTGCGATGCGCGCCACCTTTTACTTCAGGGATAATCTCATCAATGACATTTAACTCTTTCAAATCTGGCGCTGTAATTTTCATTGTATCTGCCGCTTGTTGTGCCAGACTTGAATCTTTCCACAAAAGAGCCGCAGCACCTTCAGGGGAAATAACGGAATACCATGAATTTTCGAGCATGTGCACATGGTTACCTACACCAATGGCAAGCGCTCCCCCACTCGCGCCTTCACCGATAACAATGCAGATAATTGGGACTGTTAATCCAGCCATCTCGATCAGGTTCCTAGCAATCGCTTCACTCTGGCCCCGTTCTTCTGCGGCTTTACCAGGAAATGCGCCTTTCGTGTCTAGTAAGAAAATAACCGGACGCTGAAATTTTTCAGCTTGCTTCATCAATCGAAGCGCTTTCCGATACCCCTCCGGATGCGGCATACCAAAGTTCCTTCTAAGATTCTCTTTTGTGTCCTTACCCCGCTGATGACCAATAACTGTAACAGGATTGCCTTCAAACGTAGCGATTCCCCCTACAATGGCTTCATCGTCTCCAAACAGACGGTCACCATGCAATTCAAGAAAATCATCAAAAATACGATCGATGTAATCTGATGTCGTTGGTCGCTCAGGGTGTCTTGCTAATTGAACACGGTTCCACGCGGTTAAATTCTCGTAAATTTCACCTTCCATTTTAGAAAGTCGTTTTTCAAGTCGTGAAACTTCATCAGTAAGGTCCACCTTCTTCTCTTCCATAAAAGCATGAAGTTCTTTGATTTTATCTTCTAACTCTTGAAGCGGTCGTTCAAAATCAAGCCTCTGCCCCATTATTTCTCACCTCTATTTCCATGAATCATTAAAATTTGGCTAAGCGTTTTCTTCATATCCGCTCTATGAATAACACGGTCCAATTGACCATGATGTAACAAAAACTCAGCTGTTTGAAAATCTTCTGGAAGATCTTCACGAATCGTTTGCTCAATAATTCTTCGCCCAGCAAAACCAATTAAAGCCTTAGGTTCAGCGAAATTAAAGTCACCTACAGAAGCAAAGCTCGCTGAAACTCCGCCAGTTGTAGGATGCGTCATAATAGATATGAACAATCCACCATCGTTGCTAAAGCGTTTAAGGGCTACGCTGGATTTCGCCATTTGCATTAAACTAAGCACACCCTCCTGCATTCTAGCTCCACCGGAGGCTGTAAAAATGATAAAAGGAATTTTTTCTTTATGTGCATGTTCAATCGTTCTTGTGATTTTTTCTCCTACAACAGACCCCATGCTACCCATTCGAAAACGTGCATCCATCACAGCAATAGCTGTTCGGTAACCGTCAATCGTTCCTTCACCTGTTACCACCGCTTCGTTCAATGAAGATTTCTTTTGATCCTTTTCCAAGCGCTCAACATAACCAGGGAAAGAGAGAGGGTTCTCGGAAATCATCTCTGCGTCCAGTTCTCTAAATGAACCTTGGTCAAGCGTATTTTTTAAGCGTTCAGGGGCAGACATCTGGTGATGATAGCCACATTTCACGCAAACCTTATGGGATTTTTCAAGTTCTTTCGTATAAATAATACTTTTGCACCCTGGGCACTTTGTCATGATGCCTTCAGGGACATCTTGTTTTATTTTATCTGAAGGAACTGTCGCATACTTTTTTTTCTTGTTGAACAAATCCTTTAACAATGTTGACCATTCCTTTCGCTTATCCTAATGGCTATTCTTCCGTTTTTTTCATTTCATACTTATCCAAAAGATTAATTGCCGCTTCTTGATTTCGAGAAACGAGCGCATGAATCATAGCCTCATAATAATGAGTTGGACGAAATGTCAATTGATTCCAAATTGTCTGGTGATAATCCGCAAGCTCTGCCCATAAGCGCATAAGCAAGTGATTATGTGTGGATGAAACAATGACACGGAAGAAAGCAGTATCAAACTCAGTCGAAAAAATGTCTCGATCTGAAGAGTTGTCCTTATGTTCCATCATAGTTCTTAATCGATCAATATATTCATCTGAAATCCGTTCACAAGCCACTCTTAGTATATCTTTTTCGATTAATTTCCTCGTTTCAAGCAAATCTTCTTTCGACTTGGTATCTTTTAAAATGAAAGATGCAATCACTTCTACAAGGCGATGATCTCTAGCATTGGCTATAAAAGTCCCTTCACCGCGTCGCGTTTCAATAAGACCTAGCATTTCCATTGATCTTAACGCTTCCCTTATAGAAGATCTTCCGGCATTTAAGCGATCAGAAAGCTCCCTTTCCGAAGGGAGCTTATCGCCGGTTTGTAAACCATCATTATAGATAATCGCCTTTATCTTCTGAAGAATATTCTGATAGACTTTCCCCTGGGTTGTCATTGGAAGTCAACACCCTTTCTTAGCTCTAAGAACAGGAGAACGTTAGAATAACCCGGCTTTTCACCAGGTATTCTCAAAATACAATCCGCGCTCATAAGTAAAATGCAAGAAAAAAGTGAGAAAGTCAAGCTCTTCCCCACTTATTCATTATCTGCTTCAATGATTGCAAGAGAACGCGTTTTTTCTTTAACAGCTTCAGGATCAACATTTATACGAGCTACTCCGGTTTCCATAGCAGCTTTCGCTACGCTTGCAGCAACAGCAGGTGCTACGCGCGGATCAAATGGAGCAGGAATCACGTAGTCTGCATTTAGATCTTCCTCAGCAACTAACTCTGCAATGGCTTGTACAGCAGCTACTTTCATATCTTCGTTAATGTGAGTCGCCCGAACATCAAGAGCACCTCTAAAGATACCAGGAAATGCAAGTACGTTATTAATTTGATTTGGGAAATCTGAACGACCTGTACCGATCACTTTAGCTCCCGCTTCTCTCGCATCGTCAGGCATGATTTCAGGATTTGGGTTCGCCATAGCAAAAATGGTAGGATCCTCATTCATTGATTCCACCATTTCTTTTGTCAAGGCGCCTTCAACGGATACCCCAATAAAAACATCCGTATTCACAATCACTTCTTTCAGGGATCCTTCAGCTTTATCACGATTTGTATATTTGGCTACTTCCGCTTTTACATCATTCATTCCGTAAGAACGACCTTCGTAAATAGCCCCTTTTGAATCACACATAATAATATCTTTTACACCGAAACGATTTAAAAGTTTAATAATGGCAATGCCCGCTGCTCCTGCACCATTAATGACAACTTTAATTTCACTCATCTTCTTATCTGATAGTTTCAGAGCATTAACTAGTCCCGCTACGGTTACAATCGCTGTACCATGTTGATCATCATGAAAGATGGGGATATTTGTTTCTTTTTTCAGTCTTTCTTCGATCACAAAACAGTTTGGAGCAGCAATATCTTCAAGGTTAATCCCACCAAAAGTAGGTTCCATTAACTTAACAGTTTGTACGATTTGATCGACATCTGTTGTGTTTAAACAAATTGGAAATGCATCAACCCCGGCAAAACTCTTGAAAAGAACGGCCTTTCCTTCCATTACAGGAAGAGCAGCTTCAGGTCCAATATTTCCAAGACCAAGGACTGCGGTACCATCTGATACAACAGCCACCATGTTTCCTTTCATCGTATATTCATATACTTTATTCTTGTCATCATAAATTTCCTTACATGGTTCTGCTACACCAGGTGAATAAGCCAGGCTTAAATCAGTGGCATTACGAACAGGTACTTTTGATTTTGATTCTAACTTTCCTTGCCTCACTCTGTGAATATGTAGGGCTTCTTCTCTTGTAATGGACAATCGTTCCACTCTCCTTTTTTCAGAAGCATTAGACTATGTTAACAATTCCCCTAGAACATTTGGGCAGTGGTCAGACCACTCTATTTTCACCATTATAACAAATCACCATTTGCTGTAAAGATTTTCATCACGGCTTTTTCACGACGTTGCGTTCACCAAGTAATTTTTTCAACGTGTGAACACAGTCTGGATCAGGGTTCACTAGCCATCCTTCACCTAATTTAACTGTTTTATCTGTTTTACTATAATAAATAACAACCTCTGTGTCGCCTGAGTGTTGGTGAAGCACTTTCTTCACTTCACTTAAGACGCTTTCGTGATGCGGTTCAATTTTAAGAAACAGGGTTTGTTTTGCTTTTTTCGGCTTAATATCCGCTAACTTCATGACCCTTGATATAATGATATTCGTCTGATCATTTCTCTTTTGTCCCACCCCATCAACATATAGAAATTCTCCTTTAGTCAATAGGCTCTCCATTTTCTCCCAAACGTCAGGAAAGGCCACCCCTTCAATTTCTCCTGTTTCATCACCAAGTGTTAGAAAGGCCATCATTTGACCTTTTTTCGTTCGAATACTTCGGACCTTCAATACCTCTACAGCCAACCTAAGCGGTGCACGATCCTCAGCCTCTATCGCATCTTTCGTAACGTTCCTTACATAACCTTTTAATTTGTCCAAATAAGGATCAAGCGGATGAGCCGTTAAGTAAAAACCAATCGCTTCTTTTTCAAAAGCGAGCATTTCCGCTTCATCAAAAGGGGGAACGCTTTCGTAAGCTGGTTCCGTTTCGCCATCTTGGAAGAAGCCTTCCTGACCACTTTGTTCAGATCCGTAATTCATTGCCCCCTCTAATGAGGCAAGCATAGAAGAACGACTTACCCCAAACTCATCCATTGCCCCAGCAAATATAAGTGATTCAAGAGCGCGCTTGTTCACCACTTTCAGCGAAATCCTCGCACATAGATCAAAAAGACTTTTGTAAGGATGAGTTCTTTTTTGCACGATCTCTTCAATCGCATTTCTCCCAACATTTTTTACCGGCAGAAGTCCGAATCGAATGGTATTCTTCTCCACCGTGAATGTCTCTTGACTACTATTAATCGATGGAGGTTGAACCATCATGCCTTTTTGTTTCGCTTCAGCTAAATACGTCGCAAGTCGATCCTGGTTTCCGACGGCAGAATTCAGAAGACTTGAAAAGAAATAGCGCGAATAGTTTGCTTTTAAATAAGCGAGCTGGTAAGCAATGACACTATAAGCAACCGCATGACTTCTGTTGAAACCATAATCCGCAAATCGAACAATATACTCATATACTTTAAGAGCTATATCTTTCGGATATCCCTTCTCAAGACATCCCCTTACAAAGTGCTCTCTTTCTGACTCAAGAACTTCACGCTTCTTTTTAGATACAGCTCTTCTCAATAGATCAGCTTCTCCCAGAGAGAAACCAGCTAACTTAGAAGCAATTTGCATAATTTGTTCTTGATAGACAATAACCCCATAGGTTGATTTAAGAATAGGTTCAAGGTCATGATGGAGATATTCAATTGTTCTTTCTTTGTGCTTACCAGAAATAAAAAGAGGTATATTCTCCATCGGTCCCGGACGATAAAGTGCATTAACAGCGACAATATCTTCAAACTCAGTTGGCTTTAGCTTTCTAAGTACTTGACGCATTCCATCAGATTCAAGTTGAAATACACCAGTCGTATCGGCTTTTTGTAGTAGAGAGAAAGTAGCTTCATCATCCATTGGTATCGTTGAAAGAGAAGGCCTTTGACCCATTTCCTCTTCAATGTCATTTAATATACCTTCAATTAAGGTTAAATTCCTAAGCCCCAGGAAATCCATCTTCAATAAACCAATCTCTTCTAAATCATTCATCGGAAATTGGGTTAAGTTAATGTGATGACCACCAAGCAAAGGAACATGCTGCGTGAGAGGCTCTGCTGAAATCACCACTCCAGCAGCATGGGTGGACGTATGTCGTGGAAGCCCCTCAATTGTACTAGCTATCTCAAAAACGCGTTTCCCTTCTTTTGATGAAGAGATGAGCTCCTTAAGAACCTTCGACTCTTCTTTCGCCTGATTTAACGTCAAGCCGGGGCGTGAGGGGATCGCTTTAGACATGGCATCAAGGAGCTTGTTATCTACCTCTAATACTCGCCCCACGTCTCGAATGGCTGCCTTTGCTGCAAGCGTACCAAACGTAACAATTTGAGCGACACGATCATGACCATATTTCTCATGTACATAATCAATCACTTCATCTCGTCTAACGTCAGGAAAATCAATATCAATATCAGGCATTGTGACGCGCTCTGGATTCAAGAATCGCTCAAATAAAAGGTTGTGTTCAATAGGGTCCACATCTGTTATATGCAATAAGTAAGCAACAAGAGAACCTGCCGCAGAGCCACGACCTGGACCAGTAATCATTTGATGCTCATGCGCATATTTCATGAAGTCCCAAACAATTAGAAAATAATCATTGAACCCCATTTTGTTAATAATAGAAAGTTCGTAATCCAACCGTTCAGTGACGCGTTCATCCTGATATGAATAGCGCTCAGAAAGATTGTCGAAACAAATTTTCTTTAAATAGTCAAAAGCCGTTACTCCATCAGGCACCGGATAAAGAGGCAAATGTGTTTGATTAAAATTTAATTCTACATTACACCTTGCCGCAATATCAGTTGTATTTATAAGAGCTGTCTCGTACCCTCTAAATCGCTGCGTCATTTCTTCCGAAGACGCTAAATAGTACTCATGGTTAGGTAGCGCAACGAGATTTTTGTCTTCAAACCGCTGTCCTGCGTCTATGCACCTCAAACAATCATGTGCTTCTCCATCTTCCCGGTTAATATAATGTGCAGCATTTGTCACCGTTAAGGGAAGATTGACCTTGTTTGCAAACGTGGAGAGCAATAAGTTGAGTTGCCTTTCTTCTCGTAACGAATGATCCTGCATCTCAAGATAAAACCCTTCCTTGAAGATACGCTGATACTCCATCGCCATTTCAAATGCGGTCGTTTCTTCACCATGTAAAAGTTCCTGTCCGATTTTGCTAGAAATAGACCCTGAAAGAGCGATAAGCCCGCTTGCATTTTCAACTAAATCTTCTTTTTCTATGTAAGGGATATTACCCGTTGCACACTGCATGTGTGTGCTGATCTTTAATAAATTATCGTACCCTACTTTATTAACAGCCAGTAAAACAAGATGGTCGAATTGATCGCGCGTATGAAGAGCAGTACGGTTTCCCACGCGGACATCCAGACCAATGATCGGTTTAATGCCCTTTGCTTTACATGCTCTGTAGAAAGGAATTGTTCCAAACATAGTTCCTTTATCCGTTAGGGCAAGCGACTGATACCCTTTTTGTTTTGCTGATTCTATCAGCGCTTCAATACGACTCGGACTGTCTAGAAGACTATATTCACTGTAGACACGAAGATGCACGAATTCCATAGATTATCCCACTCTCAATTTGCTGTTATCCTCTATTATAGATACTTCAAGCTTCTCAAACAAACATTATCAAGCATAACATTCTCTCATGGTTGCATAGGCTGTACTAAATGCAATCATTTGCCTCGCTTTAAATACGCCAAGTTATTTTTTCGTTCATTTATAAGAAGATCCTAAATGAAACTGATTAGAAAGAAGGAATCAAAAATGGAGAGAGTAACGCTCGTTACCTTGATTATTGCTTTTTTTGTAGCCTTTGGAGTGATTGTTGGAGGTTCTCTCATCGGAGGTATTGGAGCTTTTCTCTCTGGTGAACCTCCGCTACATTGGATGTTTATTGTGGCACAACGATTAAAAATCTGGGCGATCGCAGCAGCGATTGGAGGTACGTTCGACACAATCAATAATATGGAAAGAAGTTTTCTCAGCGGTTCACCAGACGAAATCATGCGTCAGTTTTTATGGATATTCTGTGCGCTCGGTGGCGCCCAAGCTGGAATGGAAATTATTAACTGGCTAACACAGGAACGTTCCACGTTATGAGAGTCCCCCCTCTTTATTCTAGAAAGGGCTGGCAGCGATTTCTAGCCGGCCTTTGTGTAGGGGTGATTTTTGGTTGGCTCTTCTTTCTTATGCTTTTTGGTATAATGTACGAAAAGCAGATTACGACAATCAAAGAGCAAAAAATTGAAATCTCTGATCTAAAAATGCAGAATCAAACCTTGCTCGACGATAAAGAAAATTACAATAGCACCGATATTGAGAAAACACTGCTTGTAAAAAAAATTGACGTGACTTTTGAAAAAGATAAGGAATTACCACTTAACTCCTTAACCCGTCATGAGCTCAAAAAAGAAATTCAAAGTGAATTGAACGATCTTCTCAACAAAGATCTTGGAGCGATATCGAGAACAAGAAGCTTTATCATCTCATCCCTCGAAAATAAAACGTTAATCATTGATGACGTAAAATATGGATTTGAAGTAAAACAATTTATTCTTTGGACAACAGTTGAAGTAGAGCTTGCAATCAAGCTCGTCCAATAGCGAAAATAGATCTATTTTGTGACCTTTTGTCAGACAAGTCGCAATTTTCACAAGCGTAGTATATGATAAGAGTATAGAAATTGTGGAGGTGGCGCGATGGTTATTGATCGCAAACAAATCGCGAGAGCAAAAATCGCTGATTTAATGAATGGACGATCCGCTTACGCAGAGTCCCATGAAATGACTGCCCTTATTAAAAAGGAGCTGCAATCACTTAACATCGACGTGCACGAAGACGTGACAAGCTTTGGTTCATGGTTTATTCCTAAGTCACACGATCAGGTGTAAACAAGGAAGACCGGAAATCCCTTTAAAAAGGAGATACCGGTCTTTTTTGTGACTTACTCGTTGCACGCCTTTTCAAGTTCAGCAAGAACCTCGTTCGCTTCTTCCCATGTATACACTGTGGCACCCGCAGCCATTGGATGTCCACCTCCGTTAAACTGTGCTGCAATTTGATTTACAACAGGACCTTTCGAACGAAGGCGAACGCGAATTTGGTCTGCCTCCTCAATAAAGAATACCCACGCTTTTAATCCCGCTACATTGGAGAAAGTATTCACTAGCTGGGATGCTTCGCTAGCGGTTACTCCGTATGAAGCAACGGTTTCTTTTGTGATTTTCATCCATCCTGCACCCGTTTCTGATGTTTCAAAATGTTGCAGAACATAGCCATTTAAACGGGCGATGTGCTGCTCTGTCCTGTATAGTTCTTTATAAAGAAAGCCCGTGTCAACACCAAACTTTAAAAGCTCCCCAGCATACATAAAGGTACGTTGAGTCGTATTAGAAAACATAAAACGCCCTGTATCCCCTACAATTCCTGCATACAGAAGAAAAGCTCCTTTTTCAGATAGCTCGTATCCTCGTTCCTTTGCTGTTAGATATAAATCAACAATCATTTCACTCACAGAACTTGAAGAGGTATCTACCCATAGAAGGTCACCGTAAGGATCTTCGTTTGGATGATGATCAA
This genomic interval carries:
- the pyk gene encoding pyruvate kinase — encoded protein: MRKTKIVCTIGPASENEQTLEKLINAGMNVARLNFSHGDFEEHGNRIKSIRSVAEKLGKNVAILLDTKGPEIRTNNMENGGIDLEAGQQLIVSMEEVLGTTEKISVTYPELVNDVHVGSKILLDDGLIELEVKQIEKNELYTEVLNNGTLKNKKGVNVPNVSVNLPGITDKDAADIEFGIEQGVDFIAASFVRRVSDVLDIRKLLEKHKATDIQIIPKIENREGVDNIDSILEISDGLMVARGDLGVEIPAEEVPLVQKQLIKKCNALGKPVITATQMLDSMQRNPRPTRAEASDVANAILDGTDAIMLSGETAAGSYPIEAVQTMHNIASYTEKSLNYRDLLSVRSKETETNTTNAISESVAHTAYNLNVPAIITATESGHTARMISKYRPKAPIVAVTNTASVCRKLALVWGVHAQEGHKVSTTDEMLEVAVDASIQSGIVNHGDTVVITAGVPVGESGTTNLMKVHVIGDILAKAQGIGKTSTSGRIAIAKTAEEAIQKADANTILVTIASDKDMVPALEKAAGLITEEGGLTCHAAVVGLSLGLPVVVGLENATELFEEGQQVTLDATTGIIYNGKASIL
- the pfkA gene encoding 6-phosphofructokinase; translation: MKRIGVLTSGGDSPGMNAAIRAVVRKAIYHDIEVYGIYHGYTGLMNGNIEKMEIGSVADIIHRGGTMLYSARCPEFKTLEGQLKGVENLKKFGIEGLVVIGGDGSYRGAQKLTGHGFPTIGIPGTIDNDIPGTDFTIGFDTALNTVIQAIDKIRDTATSHERTYVIEVMGRDAGDIALWSGLADGAESILIPEEKFEMSDILSRLKRGHDRGKRHSIIVVAEGVGSGVEIGKQIQEEMNMETRVTVLGHVQRGGSPTAADRVLASRLGARAVELLLEGAEGRTVGIQNNQIVDLDINEALALPHEVNQKMCQLAKELSI
- the accA gene encoding acetyl-CoA carboxylase carboxyl transferase subunit alpha; the encoded protein is MGQRLDFERPLQELEDKIKELHAFMEEKKVDLTDEVSRLEKRLSKMEGEIYENLTAWNRVQLARHPERPTTSDYIDRIFDDFLELHGDRLFGDDEAIVGGIATFEGNPVTVIGHQRGKDTKENLRRNFGMPHPEGYRKALRLMKQAEKFQRPVIFLLDTKGAFPGKAAEERGQSEAIARNLIEMAGLTVPIICIVIGEGASGGALAIGVGNHVHMLENSWYSVISPEGAAALLWKDSSLAQQAADTMKITAPDLKELNVIDEIIPEVKGGAHRNVEEQANAIQSALSKSLEELTQLTKEELVDHRYEKYRNIGQYTFVTDTIGLK
- the accD gene encoding acetyl-CoA carboxylase, carboxyltransferase subunit beta, coding for MLKDLFNKKKKYATVPSDKIKQDVPEGIMTKCPGCKSIIYTKELEKSHKVCVKCGYHHQMSAPERLKNTLDQGSFRELDAEMISENPLSFPGYVERLEKDQKKSSLNEAVVTGEGTIDGYRTAIAVMDARFRMGSMGSVVGEKITRTIEHAHKEKIPFIIFTASGGARMQEGVLSLMQMAKSSVALKRFSNDGGLFISIMTHPTTGGVSASFASVGDFNFAEPKALIGFAGRRIIEQTIREDLPEDFQTAEFLLHHGQLDRVIHRADMKKTLSQILMIHGNRGEK
- a CDS encoding FadR/GntR family transcriptional regulator — encoded protein: MTTQGKVYQNILQKIKAIIYNDGLQTGDKLPSERELSDRLNAGRSSIREALRSMEMLGLIETRRGEGTFIANARDHRLVEVIASFILKDTKSKEDLLETRKLIEKDILRVACERISDEYIDRLRTMMEHKDNSSDRDIFSTEFDTAFFRVIVSSTHNHLLMRLWAELADYHQTIWNQLTFRPTHYYEAMIHALVSRNQEAAINLLDKYEMKKTEE
- a CDS encoding NAD(P)-dependent malic enzyme; protein product: MTREEALHIHRVRQGKLESKSKVPVRNATDLSLAYSPGVAEPCKEIYDDKNKVYEYTMKGNMVAVVSDGTAVLGLGNIGPEAALPVMEGKAVLFKSFAGVDAFPICLNTTDVDQIVQTVKLMEPTFGGINLEDIAAPNCFVIEERLKKETNIPIFHDDQHGTAIVTVAGLVNALKLSDKKMSEIKVVINGAGAAGIAIIKLLNRFGVKDIIMCDSKGAIYEGRSYGMNDVKAEVAKYTNRDKAEGSLKEVIVNTDVFIGVSVEGALTKEMVESMNEDPTIFAMANPNPEIMPDDAREAGAKVIGTGRSDFPNQINNVLAFPGIFRGALDVRATHINEDMKVAAVQAIAELVAEEDLNADYVIPAPFDPRVAPAVAASVAKAAMETGVARINVDPEAVKEKTRSLAIIEADNE
- a CDS encoding DNA polymerase III subunit alpha; this encodes MEFVHLRVYSEYSLLDSPSRIEALIESAKQKGYQSLALTDKGTMFGTIPFYRACKAKGIKPIIGLDVRVGNRTALHTRDQFDHLVLLAVNKVGYDNLLKISTHMQCATGNIPYIEKEDLVENASGLIALSGSISSKIGQELLHGEETTAFEMAMEYQRIFKEGFYLEMQDHSLREERQLNLLLSTFANKVNLPLTVTNAAHYINREDGEAHDCLRCIDAGQRFEDKNLVALPNHEYYLASSEEMTQRFRGYETALINTTDIAARCNVELNFNQTHLPLYPVPDGVTAFDYLKKICFDNLSERYSYQDERVTERLDYELSIINKMGFNDYFLIVWDFMKYAHEHQMITGPGRGSAAGSLVAYLLHITDVDPIEHNLLFERFLNPERVTMPDIDIDFPDVRRDEVIDYVHEKYGHDRVAQIVTFGTLAAKAAIRDVGRVLEVDNKLLDAMSKAIPSRPGLTLNQAKEESKVLKELISSSKEGKRVFEIASTIEGLPRHTSTHAAGVVISAEPLTQHVPLLGGHHINLTQFPMNDLEEIGLLKMDFLGLRNLTLIEGILNDIEEEMGQRPSLSTIPMDDEATFSLLQKADTTGVFQLESDGMRQVLRKLKPTEFEDIVAVNALYRPGPMENIPLFISGKHKERTIEYLHHDLEPILKSTYGVIVYQEQIMQIASKLAGFSLGEADLLRRAVSKKKREVLESEREHFVRGCLEKGYPKDIALKVYEYIVRFADYGFNRSHAVAYSVIAYQLAYLKANYSRYFFSSLLNSAVGNQDRLATYLAEAKQKGMMVQPPSINSSQETFTVEKNTIRFGLLPVKNVGRNAIEEIVQKRTHPYKSLFDLCARISLKVVNKRALESLIFAGAMDEFGVSRSSMLASLEGAMNYGSEQSGQEGFFQDGETEPAYESVPPFDEAEMLAFEKEAIGFYLTAHPLDPYLDKLKGYVRNVTKDAIEAEDRAPLRLAVEVLKVRSIRTKKGQMMAFLTLGDETGEIEGVAFPDVWEKMESLLTKGEFLYVDGVGQKRNDQTNIIISRVMKLADIKPKKAKQTLFLKIEPHHESVLSEVKKVLHQHSGDTEVVIYYSKTDKTVKLGEGWLVNPDPDCVHTLKKLLGERNVVKKP
- a CDS encoding YtrH family sporulation protein, with the protein product MKLIRKKESKMERVTLVTLIIAFFVAFGVIVGGSLIGGIGAFLSGEPPLHWMFIVAQRLKIWAIAAAIGGTFDTINNMERSFLSGSPDEIMRQFLWIFCALGGAQAGMEIINWLTQERSTL
- the ytrI gene encoding sporulation membrane protein YtrI, encoding MRVPPLYSRKGWQRFLAGLCVGVIFGWLFFLMLFGIMYEKQITTIKEQKIEISDLKMQNQTLLDDKENYNSTDIEKTLLVKKIDVTFEKDKELPLNSLTRHELKKEIQSELNDLLNKDLGAISRTRSFIISSLENKTLIIDDVKYGFEVKQFILWTTVEVELAIKLVQ